One window from the genome of Streptomyces sp. NBC_01571 encodes:
- a CDS encoding SH3 domain-containing protein, with product MAVSPASAYSVHNVRDYNTTVWGGNGVRFRTAPGYSTTVRGLVASGDKIKVTATNPGGFGNCEWYKVTLRSKSRNGLPAGTTGWVNWTFVRTLVDKGTQGC from the coding sequence GTGGCAGTGAGCCCGGCCTCGGCATACAGCGTGCACAACGTGCGCGACTACAACACAACGGTCTGGGGCGGCAACGGAGTTCGCTTCCGTACCGCCCCGGGTTACAGCACGACTGTCAGGGGCCTGGTGGCCTCCGGGGACAAGATCAAGGTGACCGCAACGAACCCTGGCGGGTTCGGCAACTGCGAGTGGTACAAGGTCACCCTGCGCTCCAAGTCGCGCAACGGCCTGCCCGCAGGCACCACGGGCTGGGTCAACTGGACCTTCGTGCGCACGCTGGTCGACAAGGGCACCCAGGGCTGCTGA
- the trpA gene encoding tryptophan synthase subunit alpha — protein sequence MTPHTVTAQDTPAHLPWKLHEASGPQSRLHQVITAAQAQDRCALGMYLPVGYPNRVAGMDALHLLAQSADVIELGIPYADGVLDGPVIQQASQTALDAGFRIEDLFAAARELSSSSPAALVTMSYWQPLHAYGPLRFATAAAAAGIDAVLIPDLPIEEAAPWTAAARAAGLGTIPLVSHRTQPDRLARTVAAATGMLYAAATDGVTGNPQPVSPRLPGLITQLRSLTSLPIAAGIGISTPAQARTAAAWADVVVVGSAVIRRMQASPRAQTAAAAAAGRDFAAALHPRTHHTTREATR from the coding sequence ATGACCCCCCACACTGTCACCGCGCAAGACACACCCGCGCACCTGCCGTGGAAGCTCCACGAAGCATCCGGCCCGCAATCCCGTCTGCATCAGGTCATCACCGCGGCCCAGGCCCAGGACCGGTGCGCGCTCGGCATGTATCTGCCGGTCGGCTACCCGAACCGAGTCGCCGGCATGGATGCGCTGCACCTGCTGGCACAGTCCGCGGACGTGATCGAGCTGGGCATCCCATACGCCGACGGTGTGCTGGACGGCCCGGTCATCCAGCAGGCATCCCAGACCGCACTCGACGCAGGCTTCCGTATCGAGGACCTCTTCGCCGCGGCCCGCGAACTGTCGTCGAGCTCGCCGGCCGCGCTGGTGACGATGTCGTACTGGCAGCCCCTGCACGCCTATGGGCCGCTGCGTTTCGCGACGGCCGCGGCCGCAGCAGGCATCGACGCCGTCCTCATCCCCGACCTGCCCATCGAGGAGGCGGCACCGTGGACGGCCGCCGCCCGGGCCGCCGGCCTCGGAACTATCCCGCTCGTCTCACACCGCACCCAGCCGGACCGCCTGGCCCGCACCGTCGCCGCAGCCACCGGCATGCTCTATGCGGCCGCTACCGACGGAGTCACCGGAAACCCTCAACCCGTCAGCCCCCGGTTGCCCGGCCTGATCACCCAGCTGCGCAGCCTCACCAGTCTGCCGATCGCCGCAGGGATCGGGATCTCCACACCTGCTCAGGCCCGCACAGCGGCCGCCTGGGCCGACGTCGTGGTCGTCGGCTCCGCCGTCATCCGCCGCATGCAAGCAAGCCCGCGCGCGCAGACCGCTGCCGCGGCCGCCGCCGGACGAGACTTCGCCGCCGCCCTCCACCCCCGCACCCACCACACCACCCGCGAGGCCACCCGATGA
- a CDS encoding SDR family oxidoreductase, translated as MGHCNPTGNVVAPGLTETDMVRQLPDDKRAVIEEIPLARIAAPDETAAVVAFLVSPDASYITGAVLPVASGAGVGH; from the coding sequence ATGGGTCACTGCAATCCCACCGGCAACGTCGTCGCCCCGGGTCTCACCGAGACCGACATGGTCCGTCAGCTGCCGGACGACAAGCGCGCGGTCATTGAGGAGATTCCCCTGGCGCGCATCGCGGCCCCGGACGAGACCGCCGCGGTCGTCGCCTTCCTCGTCTCTCCAGACGCGTCCTACATCACCGGGGCCGTCCTTCCCGTTGCCAGCGGCGCGGGCGTGGGGCACTGA
- a CDS encoding helix-turn-helix domain-containing protein — protein sequence MPTLGSLPAAKPELELTFAWPRNSAPHHATRITGLTVLALAELLEAGSTRTLPADSLVLVTGVMPFRVRGRIAAALETLLQQMALDECVGLVVSTAPGQPGQPFPQSIRDLSDDLNIPLLVTTAQGDLWTDVHAGIQHDRLVLAERRVEQMNALVQQLPSQLTDPKAMQRIADWLARALNVQVLVSEKERVLAASPATAVEHLAHAVIRQSVESSTPDMDVGPHTQLISLAPATGAEAVLAVARRSPFDDSELRLLQHAAKLLGLVEQARREYRAVANASQATRLAAVELLLDGEVGRARKIMEGLAPGLLDSDMARVFVVETSATRRDATLRRCETVTAGQALVVPDPRRRDRVLVIHPVWLGEAADSVVGELTRLVCQLRPGASLGGSGTYSLSLLPDALKEATIAARFALHQPDPVALSVQETDLVTLLPPRESQLWASEVLNPLLHSDSWDLLRDTLHCALAYPYTVAARRLDLHRNTVTRRMTRAAELLRRDFASLTDRIEVALALELVTHRVPEPATEPHGTETPTLPALLDTPQIRAWADSLLSSARTDRRDLLATASAWLTANTHLEPTARALGLSEVTVRSHLRALENHLSRDLSSLDGMRDLHVALSLATGEPTAAGITQGLYAVA from the coding sequence ATGCCCACCCTTGGCTCGTTACCGGCGGCCAAGCCCGAACTCGAACTCACGTTTGCCTGGCCGCGGAATTCTGCCCCCCACCACGCCACGAGGATCACCGGACTGACCGTCCTTGCCTTGGCGGAGCTGCTGGAAGCCGGCAGTACACGCACGCTCCCCGCGGACTCCCTCGTGCTGGTCACCGGCGTGATGCCTTTCCGCGTCCGGGGCCGCATCGCGGCCGCCCTGGAAACGCTGCTGCAGCAGATGGCCCTCGACGAATGTGTCGGTCTGGTCGTCAGCACCGCACCCGGGCAGCCGGGCCAGCCCTTTCCGCAGTCCATACGGGATCTGTCCGACGACCTCAACATTCCCCTGCTGGTGACCACCGCGCAGGGTGACCTCTGGACAGACGTGCACGCCGGCATCCAGCACGACCGTCTCGTGCTGGCTGAACGCCGCGTCGAGCAAATGAACGCGCTCGTCCAGCAACTGCCCAGCCAGCTGACCGACCCGAAAGCCATGCAGCGCATCGCAGACTGGCTGGCCCGCGCCCTTAATGTCCAGGTCCTCGTCAGCGAGAAGGAACGTGTGCTGGCCGCCTCGCCGGCCACCGCTGTCGAACACCTGGCCCACGCCGTCATCCGGCAGTCCGTCGAGAGCAGCACTCCCGACATGGACGTCGGCCCCCATACCCAGCTCATCTCCCTCGCACCGGCCACCGGCGCCGAAGCCGTGCTCGCGGTCGCCCGAAGATCCCCCTTCGACGACAGCGAACTGCGCCTGCTCCAGCACGCTGCGAAGCTGCTCGGCCTCGTCGAGCAGGCGCGCCGCGAATACCGCGCGGTGGCCAACGCTTCACAGGCCACACGGCTCGCCGCGGTGGAACTCCTCCTGGACGGCGAGGTCGGCAGAGCCCGAAAGATCATGGAAGGTCTCGCGCCCGGGCTGCTCGACTCCGACATGGCCCGTGTCTTCGTCGTCGAGACCTCAGCCACCCGGCGCGACGCGACGCTCCGCCGCTGCGAAACGGTCACGGCCGGCCAAGCCCTGGTCGTCCCCGACCCACGCCGGCGCGACCGGGTCCTCGTCATCCACCCCGTCTGGCTAGGCGAGGCCGCCGACAGCGTCGTCGGTGAACTCACCCGACTCGTCTGCCAACTCAGGCCCGGCGCTTCACTCGGCGGCAGCGGAACCTACTCGCTCTCCTTGCTCCCCGACGCCCTCAAAGAAGCCACCATCGCTGCCCGATTCGCCCTCCACCAGCCGGACCCCGTAGCCCTGTCCGTACAGGAAACCGACCTGGTCACCCTGCTGCCGCCACGCGAGTCGCAGCTGTGGGCCAGCGAAGTCCTCAACCCATTGCTGCACTCGGACAGCTGGGATTTACTGCGAGACACCCTGCACTGTGCGCTGGCCTACCCCTACACCGTCGCTGCCCGCCGGCTCGACCTGCACCGCAACACGGTCACACGGCGGATGACGCGGGCCGCGGAGCTCCTGCGCAGGGACTTCGCGTCGCTCACCGACCGCATCGAAGTCGCCCTGGCGCTCGAACTCGTCACCCACCGAGTGCCGGAACCCGCCACCGAGCCACACGGCACCGAGACACCCACCCTGCCCGCCCTGCTCGACACACCCCAGATCCGCGCCTGGGCCGACTCACTGCTGAGCTCCGCCCGCACAGACCGCCGGGACCTGCTGGCCACAGCATCGGCCTGGCTCACCGCGAACACACACCTCGAACCCACCGCACGCGCCCTGGGCCTGTCGGAAGTCACCGTCCGATCCCACCTCCGAGCCCTGGAAAACCACCTGTCCCGGGACCTCTCGTCGCTCGACGGCATGCGCGACCTGCACGTCGCCCTGAGCCTCGCGACAGGCGAACCCACGGCCGCAGGTATCACCCAAGGCCTTTACGCGGTCGCCTGA
- a CDS encoding MFS transporter produces the protein MTASKAGTPTASRSVRLRYRDVLREPEAKQLLAGTLVGRLPNGMAPLAIVLAGAHTFGAATGAALAALYLLASAAGGPLIGRQADRHGQTAVFAVSGIASCAGLLAASTGSNQLWQITAAVAVAGGTKPPLEAGLRSLWGMGPGSVMPTRDHQRTALALDAASQELIYIAGPVMVAGIALAASPSAALLVTAAFGIAGTALVITTPPSRSWTPVDDRLGDWLGPVRSPQLRTLYVTMACIGVPIGAITPLAITAATRYHAPWLVGGLPAVLSAGAVLGGLAYGARSWPGTTPQQLIALAALFSAGWLAVIVTGGPATVFAATASTGSLMAPLLAVAFVTTGALAPRGTVTEAQALLVAALDVGCALGTAAAGVLHPLFLPAATTAGALILLTARRPLAQADDRAPHVPARPVPPLEAIT, from the coding sequence GTGACCGCTTCGAAAGCGGGGACGCCGACCGCGAGCAGATCAGTACGGCTGCGGTACCGGGATGTCCTGCGCGAACCGGAAGCGAAGCAGCTGCTTGCCGGGACGCTCGTGGGCCGGCTTCCGAACGGGATGGCGCCGCTGGCCATCGTCCTCGCAGGTGCCCATACATTCGGTGCCGCAACTGGAGCGGCTCTGGCGGCGCTCTACCTGCTGGCCAGCGCCGCCGGCGGCCCGCTGATCGGTCGTCAGGCCGACCGGCACGGACAGACTGCGGTATTCGCGGTGAGCGGCATTGCGAGCTGTGCTGGTCTGCTCGCTGCCTCGACCGGCTCGAACCAGCTCTGGCAGATCACCGCCGCGGTGGCCGTCGCTGGCGGAACGAAGCCTCCGTTGGAAGCAGGTCTCCGGTCGCTGTGGGGGATGGGCCCCGGCTCCGTGATGCCGACCCGCGACCACCAGCGCACGGCCCTGGCCCTGGACGCCGCGAGCCAGGAACTGATCTACATCGCCGGACCCGTCATGGTCGCGGGCATCGCCCTGGCAGCCTCCCCGTCCGCGGCGCTCCTGGTGACAGCCGCCTTCGGGATCGCCGGCACCGCGCTGGTCATCACTACACCCCCTTCCCGTTCCTGGACTCCCGTCGACGATCGCCTAGGCGACTGGCTGGGACCCGTCAGGTCCCCGCAGCTGCGCACCCTGTACGTGACCATGGCCTGCATCGGCGTCCCGATCGGCGCCATCACACCCCTCGCGATCACCGCCGCCACCCGCTACCACGCCCCCTGGCTGGTCGGAGGCCTCCCCGCCGTGCTGTCGGCCGGCGCGGTCCTCGGCGGCCTCGCCTACGGCGCCCGGTCCTGGCCCGGCACCACACCCCAACAACTGATCGCACTCGCTGCCCTGTTCAGCGCGGGCTGGCTCGCCGTGATCGTCACAGGCGGGCCCGCCACGGTGTTCGCCGCGACGGCCAGCACCGGCAGTCTCATGGCGCCTCTCCTTGCCGTCGCATTCGTGACGACGGGGGCTCTCGCTCCGCGCGGCACTGTCACCGAGGCGCAGGCCCTGCTGGTGGCCGCCCTCGATGTCGGCTGCGCCCTGGGCACCGCGGCCGCCGGAGTCCTGCACCCCCTGTTCCTTCCCGCTGCCACGACAGCCGGCGCGCTGATTCTGCTCACCGCACGCCGTCCCCTCGCCCAGGCCGACGACCGCGCTCCGCACGTACCCGCACGCCCCGTACCTCCCCTGGAGGCGATCACGTGA
- a CDS encoding XRE family transcriptional regulator: MRDSQAALTETLRRLDALLQKAGKDRSDVVDVEALSYESGVPPEVVTILLRGESVPEEGFGTRIRSRITHLRETRRRPDGNRYSYNEIGEHFGSSGAAISAIVNSGGRSGPLAATQAGIESFFFGTPNGFLSAETAPALDAALQPVLRELERAGDSGQDGLFGFDDVRGGALRRAQGLPEHSWKVLNATLKALLEQDELEDDR; the protein is encoded by the coding sequence GTGCGTGACTCCCAAGCCGCCCTCACCGAGACGTTGCGCAGACTCGACGCTCTCCTCCAGAAGGCCGGCAAGGACCGCAGCGACGTGGTGGACGTCGAGGCGCTTTCCTACGAGAGCGGGGTCCCTCCCGAGGTCGTCACCATTTTGCTCAGGGGTGAGTCCGTGCCCGAGGAGGGCTTCGGCACCCGGATCCGCAGCCGCATCACCCACCTGCGTGAGACTCGCCGCCGCCCCGACGGAAACCGCTACTCGTACAATGAGATCGGCGAGCACTTCGGTTCGTCCGGCGCCGCCATCTCCGCGATCGTCAACAGCGGAGGTCGGAGCGGCCCCCTTGCTGCGACCCAAGCCGGCATCGAGAGCTTCTTCTTCGGCACACCCAACGGCTTCCTCTCAGCAGAGACAGCACCGGCGCTCGATGCTGCCCTGCAGCCGGTGCTCCGGGAACTCGAACGCGCCGGCGACAGCGGCCAGGACGGGCTGTTCGGGTTCGATGACGTCCGCGGAGGCGCCCTCCGGCGAGCCCAGGGCCTGCCGGAACACAGCTGGAAGGTCCTCAATGCCACGCTGAAAGCACTGCTTGAGCAGGACGAACTGGAGGACGACCGGTGA
- the egtD gene encoding L-histidine N(alpha)-methyltransferase: MSPFRLTRTLPEDATAAALRADVLHGLTCSPKTLPPKWFYDAHGSELFDKITELPEYYPTRAEREILAARATEIAAASGARTLVELGSGSSEKTRLLLDALPGLHTYVPVDVSESALAQAGHALIAECPGLNVHALVADFTAPLLLPRTPGPRLVAFLGGTIGNLLPAERVAFLASLRVLMAPNDVLLLGIDLVKDESVLVAAYDDAAGVTAEFNKNVLTVVNRELGADFDLAVFEHVALWDAEHEWIEMRLRSRTEQTVKIPALDLAVDFTAGEDLRTEISAKFRQAGVRAELEAAGFDLTQWFTSPGQLYGLALATPVRPPTARFPAEDRITTCVR, from the coding sequence GTGAGCCCTTTCCGGCTGACCCGCACCCTGCCCGAGGACGCCACCGCGGCCGCGCTGCGTGCCGACGTCCTGCACGGCCTGACCTGCTCACCCAAGACGCTGCCGCCCAAATGGTTCTACGACGCGCACGGCAGCGAGCTCTTCGACAAGATCACCGAACTGCCCGAGTACTACCCCACCCGGGCGGAGCGCGAGATCCTGGCCGCCCGGGCCACCGAGATCGCCGCGGCGAGCGGCGCGCGCACCCTCGTTGAACTCGGCTCGGGCTCATCCGAGAAGACCCGCCTGCTCCTCGACGCGCTGCCGGGCCTGCACACGTACGTGCCGGTCGACGTTAGCGAGAGCGCCCTGGCCCAGGCCGGGCACGCGCTGATCGCCGAGTGCCCGGGCCTGAACGTGCATGCTCTTGTCGCCGACTTCACCGCGCCGCTTCTCCTGCCCCGCACGCCGGGACCGCGGCTGGTGGCGTTCCTCGGCGGCACCATCGGCAATCTGCTGCCCGCCGAACGCGTCGCGTTCCTGGCCTCCCTTCGCGTCCTGATGGCACCAAACGACGTGCTGCTGCTCGGCATCGACCTGGTCAAGGACGAGTCGGTGCTCGTCGCCGCGTACGACGACGCGGCCGGAGTGACGGCCGAGTTCAACAAGAACGTGCTGACGGTCGTCAACCGTGAGCTCGGCGCCGACTTCGACCTTGCCGTCTTCGAGCACGTGGCGCTCTGGGACGCCGAGCACGAGTGGATCGAGATGCGGCTGCGCTCGCGGACCGAGCAGACCGTGAAGATCCCCGCCCTCGACCTCGCCGTCGACTTCACCGCCGGCGAAGACCTGCGCACCGAGATCTCCGCCAAGTTCCGTCAAGCGGGCGTCCGCGCCGAACTCGAAGCCGCCGGATTCGACCTGACGCAGTGGTTCACCTCGCCGGGCCAGCTCTACGGACTCGCCCTCGCTACCCCCGTCCGGCCGCCGACAGCTCGTTTCCCGGCGGAAGACCGCATCACAACCTGCGTGCGCTGA
- a CDS encoding XRE family transcriptional regulator: MEETPRHPLAVARMARGLTQDALAAKAGAGRRGLRSGTDRARLRKWERGVEHSEEAQLYIAEALDLPARTVRSDDWPGWIPQTMTGVVPLGPFSFSSVPALREALRTAMERRTFLTISGSALTVLAAQWADSDASPLTRARDGKLIGDEFVALLEDTSRHLAALPTEQRQHTAALLDAHLSTVTDLLEHCRYTPAVGLRLHTLAASLAQTVAWHRFDLGHHITARQYWVAGLHSAHAAADHDMGAGVLGDLAYQAAWRDDHATAAAILTRALTRARHPAARSLLQLRLARTLAAQGEQRPALRAIAAAEHHLSDARTQRPAWCAWMSDADLAVDTGQALLDLGDTTRAHQLITEGERLLPAARDKTRGVFLAYRASSYLTAKQPAAAAAAAAESLLLAQRIGAPRCVTLVHDLLPRFQPYRQEQGVPELLELAAA, translated from the coding sequence GTGGAAGAGACGCCCCGTCACCCGCTGGCTGTCGCACGGATGGCCCGCGGCCTGACACAGGATGCGCTCGCGGCGAAAGCCGGGGCCGGGCGGCGGGGGCTGCGCTCGGGCACCGACCGGGCACGGCTGCGCAAGTGGGAACGGGGCGTGGAACACAGCGAGGAGGCGCAGCTCTACATCGCCGAGGCGCTCGACCTGCCAGCGAGAACCGTCCGCAGCGACGACTGGCCCGGCTGGATCCCGCAAACTATGACCGGTGTGGTTCCGCTGGGCCCCTTCAGCTTCAGCTCCGTACCCGCTCTGAGAGAGGCTCTAAGAACAGCCATGGAACGCCGCACCTTCCTGACGATCTCTGGCAGCGCGCTGACCGTACTGGCCGCGCAGTGGGCCGACAGCGACGCCAGCCCCCTCACCCGCGCCCGCGACGGCAAACTCATCGGCGACGAGTTCGTCGCCCTCCTGGAAGACACCTCCCGGCATCTCGCCGCTCTGCCCACCGAGCAGCGCCAGCACACCGCTGCACTGCTGGACGCGCACCTGTCCACGGTGACCGATCTCCTCGAACACTGCCGCTACACGCCCGCCGTCGGCCTGCGCCTGCACACCCTGGCCGCATCCCTTGCCCAGACCGTCGCATGGCACCGCTTCGACTTGGGCCACCACATCACGGCCAGGCAGTACTGGGTCGCCGGCCTGCACAGCGCCCACGCCGCCGCAGACCACGACATGGGCGCCGGCGTCCTGGGCGACCTCGCCTACCAGGCAGCCTGGCGCGACGACCACGCCACCGCGGCCGCCATCCTCACCCGCGCCTTGACCCGCGCCCGGCACCCGGCCGCCCGTTCCCTGCTGCAGCTGCGCCTTGCCCGCACCCTCGCCGCGCAGGGCGAACAACGCCCCGCCCTGCGGGCCATCGCAGCCGCCGAGCACCACCTCAGTGACGCCCGGACCCAGCGGCCCGCCTGGTGCGCGTGGATGTCGGACGCCGACCTCGCCGTGGACACCGGGCAGGCCCTCCTCGACCTCGGCGACACCACACGTGCCCACCAGCTCATCACCGAAGGCGAACGCCTCCTGCCCGCCGCCCGCGACAAAACCCGCGGCGTGTTCCTTGCCTACCGCGCCTCCAGTTACCTCACCGCCAAGCAACCCGCGGCCGCCGCGGCCGCCGCGGCCGAATCACTTCTCCTGGCACAACGCATCGGCGCACCCCGGTGCGTGACCCTCGTCCACGACCTGCTCCCCCGCTTTCAGCCCTACCGACAGGAACAGGGTGTGCCGGAGCTCCTGGAGCTCGCCGCCGCTTAG
- a CDS encoding GNAT family N-acetyltransferase translates to MTTLSVRELRGPEATDLLTGKWRELYAEDHSATPFQSLHWLTAWAQRLPYTATPLVLTAVSPTGRIVAALPLTRHEDRTRPRISPLSAPHAPCLRPIGPHANDPAVARAFAFHLLLAAEQESAEVALEAVDADSPLGHALHLVGADIPWTPTRSARTTILLPVRYDTLSPSVQREHARRRRTWTRLATNHTITYTSTRHLQALATAATVWADLQRRHGPLQHNAGAGDWQSVLEKTGAATARIAVLRVDDHAIAAQLCLTRGPHCYTLPLVADPAHRHLAPGHALLRHLVDDLAADGIHTLHLDPTTSRHHASRGQYGAVRPDARAALTPARSAAA, encoded by the coding sequence ATGACGACCCTGTCCGTACGCGAGCTCCGGGGACCGGAGGCCACGGACCTCCTCACAGGGAAGTGGCGGGAGCTCTACGCCGAAGACCACTCGGCTACGCCCTTCCAGTCCTTGCACTGGCTCACAGCATGGGCCCAGCGACTGCCGTACACGGCAACACCGCTGGTCCTCACCGCTGTAAGCCCGACCGGACGGATCGTCGCTGCCCTGCCCCTGACCCGACACGAGGACCGGACGCGTCCGCGGATCTCACCGCTGTCTGCGCCGCACGCACCGTGCCTACGTCCCATCGGCCCGCACGCCAACGATCCGGCTGTCGCTCGCGCCTTCGCCTTCCACCTGCTGCTGGCCGCTGAACAAGAGAGCGCCGAGGTCGCCCTGGAAGCGGTCGACGCGGACAGCCCGCTCGGCCACGCGTTGCACCTCGTCGGCGCAGACATCCCCTGGACCCCCACCAGATCGGCGCGCACCACCATCCTGTTGCCGGTCCGCTACGACACCTTGTCGCCCTCCGTGCAGCGCGAGCACGCTCGCCGCCGACGGACCTGGACACGCCTCGCCACCAACCACACGATCACCTACACCAGCACCCGGCACCTTCAAGCCCTCGCGACAGCGGCCACAGTCTGGGCAGACCTGCAGCGCCGTCACGGCCCGCTGCAGCACAACGCCGGCGCGGGGGACTGGCAGAGCGTCCTGGAGAAGACCGGCGCGGCCACGGCCCGCATCGCCGTACTCAGAGTCGATGACCACGCGATCGCTGCGCAGCTGTGTCTGACCCGCGGCCCCCACTGCTACACCCTTCCCCTCGTCGCCGACCCCGCCCACCGGCATCTGGCACCAGGCCACGCCCTGCTGCGCCACCTCGTCGACGACCTGGCCGCAGACGGAATCCACACCCTGCACCTCGACCCCACCACCAGCCGGCACCACGCGAGCAGAGGCCAGTACGGAGCGGTACGCCCGGACGCGCGGGCCGCGCTGACCCCGGCCCGCTCCGCAGCCGCCTGA
- a CDS encoding MFS transporter → MSALPIAIAVPTQTTATPTSARWPPVIWALLLTTFAVRAGGFVYPFLSYRLDGLHLTSSVASIVLAVFGAGWLVGQVLCGWLADRIGRRATLAGAMLLAATTFPVLAQVHTTVALIAAAAVSGAVYDAPRPVIAAMVADVIPDEAGRAKANGWRHFATNVGAATTGAVGGALAGRTGIPTLFWVNGAVCAVIAVLVLWVLPRATRTAVVEHGGYREAITDPRLWVLWLASLLTLIPVGALFSALPLMMAADGLDAAAYGWTQVTSAVAVVAISPLLNPLLARRAARPHAMVGPLALSGLVLGAGIGSAGLASTTLGYSAAAFLAVPGEIVAFVAAGDIVNRIAPPHARATYAGIWGTTLAAAIMCAPALAGWSLTHGGSELAALTTLTCGLLGAAVCLPLHGLLRRPHTQTVELP, encoded by the coding sequence ATGTCCGCCCTCCCCATCGCTATCGCCGTCCCCACCCAGACCACCGCCACACCGACGTCGGCCCGCTGGCCCCCCGTCATCTGGGCCCTCCTTTTGACCACGTTCGCTGTGCGCGCCGGCGGCTTCGTCTACCCGTTCCTGTCCTACCGCCTGGACGGCCTGCACCTGACGTCTTCTGTGGCGAGCATCGTGCTGGCGGTGTTCGGTGCCGGCTGGCTGGTGGGGCAGGTGCTGTGCGGGTGGCTGGCCGACCGCATCGGCCGGCGCGCCACCCTCGCCGGCGCCATGCTCCTGGCCGCGACGACGTTCCCTGTGCTCGCCCAGGTGCACACAACCGTCGCGCTGATCGCGGCCGCGGCGGTGTCCGGCGCCGTCTACGACGCGCCGCGACCCGTCATCGCCGCGATGGTCGCGGACGTCATCCCTGACGAAGCGGGACGCGCGAAGGCCAACGGGTGGCGGCACTTCGCCACGAACGTCGGAGCCGCCACCACGGGAGCAGTAGGCGGCGCACTCGCCGGCCGTACCGGCATCCCCACGCTGTTCTGGGTCAACGGCGCCGTGTGCGCCGTGATCGCAGTCCTCGTCCTCTGGGTTCTTCCCCGCGCCACGCGCACGGCCGTCGTCGAGCACGGCGGCTACCGGGAGGCGATCACAGATCCGCGGCTGTGGGTGCTGTGGCTGGCCAGCCTTCTGACGCTGATTCCGGTCGGCGCCTTGTTCTCCGCGCTGCCGCTGATGATGGCGGCCGACGGACTCGATGCCGCCGCCTACGGGTGGACCCAGGTCACGAGTGCCGTCGCGGTCGTGGCGATCTCGCCGCTCCTCAACCCGCTGCTCGCGCGGCGCGCGGCCCGCCCCCACGCGATGGTCGGGCCGCTCGCACTGAGCGGACTTGTTCTCGGGGCCGGGATCGGCTCTGCGGGTCTGGCATCGACCACTCTCGGCTACAGCGCCGCCGCCTTCCTCGCTGTCCCGGGTGAGATCGTGGCGTTCGTCGCCGCCGGCGACATCGTCAACCGGATCGCGCCTCCTCATGCTCGCGCCACTTACGCGGGAATCTGGGGCACCACCCTCGCCGCCGCCATCATGTGCGCGCCCGCCCTCGCGGGCTGGTCCCTCACCCACGGCGGCAGCGAACTGGCCGCGCTCACAACGCTGACCTGCGGCCTCCTCGGCGCCGCGGTGTGCCTGCCGCTGCACGGACTGTTGCGCCGTCCTCATACACAGACGGTGGAGCTGCCGTGA